A DNA window from Aminipila luticellarii contains the following coding sequences:
- the truB gene encoding tRNA pseudouridine(55) synthase TruB gives MIEQGIININKPKNYTSHDCVNIVRSLTGIKRVGHTGTLDPMATGVLPVCIGSAARITEYLDLDLKKYTCEILLGIETDTLDVWGETVSENIAGTEELIQNGNISEETVKRTLETFKGLIEQIPPKYSALKVNGRKLYEYARAGETVEIVSRRVYIKDISLKELSLDEKKFTFEVTCSKGTYIRSMCRDIGAALKCGACMSGLIRTASGAFTVEKSVDLESLKALKQGQDKRDPDTGRIVEYARALPEELNRFIVPVDFPLTHFGKIIVDEDRVKWFCDGGYVNEKQVTVKSYPQFMEEKPPIEVRNEFRQAYNAYMDINGREAFLGVAFFNEHTKNFKADKVFGRG, from the coding sequence ATGATAGAACAGGGAATTATTAATATTAATAAGCCAAAGAATTACACTTCCCACGATTGTGTCAATATTGTAAGAAGTTTGACCGGGATAAAGCGTGTCGGTCATACAGGAACGCTGGATCCAATGGCTACGGGGGTTCTGCCTGTCTGCATAGGAAGTGCCGCAAGGATAACCGAATATCTCGATTTGGACTTGAAAAAATATACTTGTGAAATCCTTCTTGGAATAGAAACAGATACGCTTGATGTATGGGGAGAAACGGTCTCAGAAAATATAGCCGGGACCGAAGAATTGATCCAGAATGGAAATATCTCGGAGGAAACGGTAAAGCGTACGTTGGAAACCTTTAAGGGGTTGATAGAGCAGATACCGCCTAAATATTCCGCCCTGAAAGTAAACGGACGCAAGCTCTACGAATATGCCAGAGCAGGGGAAACAGTTGAAATCGTTTCAAGGCGGGTGTATATTAAAGATATAAGCTTAAAGGAACTCTCCCTGGATGAGAAAAAATTTACCTTTGAGGTCACATGCTCAAAGGGAACCTATATTCGTTCCATGTGCAGAGATATCGGTGCAGCCTTAAAATGCGGGGCATGCATGAGCGGCCTGATCAGAACGGCCAGCGGAGCCTTTACGGTGGAAAAATCGGTGGATCTGGAGAGCTTAAAAGCACTGAAACAGGGGCAGGATAAAAGAGATCCGGATACAGGCAGAATTGTAGAATATGCCAGAGCACTACCGGAAGAGCTGAACCGCTTTATTGTGCCTGTGGATTTTCCATTGACCCATTTTGGCAAAATCATAGTAGATGAAGATCGAGTAAAATGGTTTTGCGATGGGGGCTATGTCAATGAAAAACAGGTAACCGTCAAAAGCTATCCCCAATTCATGGAGGAAAAGCCCCCGATTGAAGTCAGAAATGAATTCAGGCAGGCGTATAACGCTTATATGGACATAAACGGCAGAGAAGCCTTTCTCGGAGTGGCTTTTTTTAATGAACATACGAAG
- a CDS encoding DHH family phosphoesterase: protein MKKMNKANNTLKEIAEILMASRSVLLFTHINMDGDTLGSSVALCIALRKLGKQAHILIEDDVAAFLRFLDKGYCTYDNHIIENPDICLCIDCGDVDRFRERKEKFFEGKQKGCIDHHVTTEPFADFNFIDPTASATGEIIYELLKELPVEVDKDIASAIFAAITTDTGNFQYSNTTKRTHLIAAELWDYGVDYNEISVELYQNNRLEKLLLQTKILEQITVFAGGEAAICGVTQEMLEETEGRMEETEGMVETLRDISGIELAIFVKEVSREKCKVSMRSKKYINVAEISQKLNGGGHARAAGCTVMKSYEDTKQEMMRLAEEYLKG, encoded by the coding sequence ATGAAGAAGATGAATAAAGCAAATAATACATTAAAAGAAATTGCAGAGATTTTGATGGCTTCAAGAAGTGTGTTGCTGTTTACCCATATCAATATGGACGGCGACACGCTGGGGTCTTCCGTGGCTCTGTGTATAGCACTCCGAAAACTTGGAAAGCAGGCGCATATCCTTATTGAAGATGATGTGGCGGCTTTTTTGCGGTTTTTGGACAAAGGCTATTGTACCTACGATAATCATATTATAGAGAATCCTGATATTTGTCTGTGCATTGACTGTGGTGATGTGGATCGGTTCAGGGAAAGAAAAGAAAAGTTTTTTGAAGGAAAGCAAAAGGGGTGTATTGATCATCATGTTACAACGGAACCTTTTGCTGATTTTAATTTTATAGACCCGACAGCTTCCGCCACAGGTGAAATCATATATGAATTGCTAAAGGAATTGCCTGTAGAGGTGGATAAAGACATTGCTTCGGCTATATTTGCCGCAATTACTACGGATACAGGTAATTTCCAGTACTCCAATACCACGAAAAGAACGCACCTGATTGCAGCCGAATTGTGGGATTATGGGGTCGATTATAATGAAATCAGTGTGGAGCTTTATCAAAACAACCGGCTGGAAAAACTGCTTCTTCAAACAAAAATATTAGAACAGATAACCGTATTTGCCGGCGGAGAAGCTGCTATTTGCGGTGTGACACAGGAAATGCTGGAGGAAACGGAAGGCAGGATGGAAGAAACAGAAGGCATGGTTGAAACCTTACGCGATATTTCAGGGATAGAACTCGCTATTTTTGTAAAAGAAGTGAGCCGGGAGAAGTGCAAGGTCAGCATGCGTTCCAAGAAATATATTAATGTAGCGGAAATAAGTCAGAAGCTGAATGGGGGCGGCCATGCCAGAGCGGCAGGCTGCACGGTGATGAAAAGCTATGAAGACACAAAGCAGGAAATGATGCGGTTAGCAGAAGAATATCTGAAAGGGTAG
- the rbfA gene encoding 30S ribosome-binding factor RbfA: protein MGKGYRQGRLGEEIKKLIGELLLREIKDPRLSGFVSISAVEVTSDGSYATVYVTVLNSSNDEEKAQKEREEVLAAFKSAKGLIKREIGKSIKLRHVPELIFKMDTSMEYGRHISELISSLGIENYKEEEPDEEDE from the coding sequence ATGGGTAAAGGGTATAGACAAGGCCGTCTCGGTGAAGAAATTAAAAAATTGATTGGAGAATTACTTCTGCGAGAAATTAAAGACCCAAGATTATCAGGATTTGTTAGCATATCTGCTGTGGAGGTCACCTCTGACGGCAGTTATGCTACGGTATACGTTACCGTACTGAACAGCAGTAACGATGAAGAAAAGGCACAGAAGGAAAGAGAAGAGGTCCTTGCCGCTTTTAAAAGTGCAAAAGGTCTGATAAAAAGGGAAATTGGTAAGAGTATTAAATTAAGACATGTTCCTGAACTGATTTTTAAGATGGATACTTCCATGGAGTATGGAAGGCATATTTCAGAATTGATAAGCAGTCTGGGAATAGAGAATTATAAAGAAGAAGAACCGGATGAAGAAGATGAATAA
- the infB gene encoding translation initiation factor IF-2: protein MPAPIVSKPTIKRDEKEKDKERDKFAKLEKGGKPKQGTKTRSLEKAPKPKRHQQRPKVVEEPEVSMEELPVGTKVINVPITVAGFCEQLEISTSTVIMKLMKLGIMANINQNIDEDTVLVLADELGVNIVIGNVEEETIEEGLETFEDKPEDLKPRPPIVTVMGHVDHGKTSLLDAIRKTNVTASESGGITQHIGASEVMINGQKIVFLDTPGHEAFTAMRARGAHGADIAILVVAADDSVKPQTIESISHAKAAGVPIIVAINKIDKPGANPDKVMQDLTEYGILVEAWGGDTIAVPVSAKSGEGIVNLLEMVLLQAEVMELKANPNRLAMGSVIEARLDKSKGPVATLLVTNGTLQSGMSVVAGTSSGRIRLMTNFKGDTIKKAGPATAVEILGLTDVPEAGDVFHAVQEDKVAREIAESRKVKLREEVLARNSSTTLEQLFSQIQEGEIKELNLIIKGDVQGSVGALESSLEKLKNENVRVKIIHSGVGTITESDVMLAGTSGAVIIGFNVRPSTAVSTMAEREGVEIRTYRVIYNVIDDVEAAMKGMLDPEFKEELLGKVEVRTTFKVPGVGTVAGAYVTEGKVVRNADIRLVRDGIVYHEGKISSLKRFKDDAREVQHGFECGIGFENYNDLKEGDIIECFQMVEVERK from the coding sequence ATTCCGGCACCTATTGTTTCAAAGCCTACTATAAAGAGAGACGAGAAAGAAAAGGATAAGGAAAGAGACAAATTTGCTAAATTAGAGAAGGGCGGAAAGCCAAAGCAGGGGACAAAAACAAGATCCCTTGAAAAGGCACCGAAGCCAAAAAGACACCAACAGAGACCAAAGGTAGTAGAGGAGCCAGAAGTAAGCATGGAAGAGCTTCCAGTAGGAACAAAGGTAATCAATGTGCCGATAACCGTAGCCGGTTTTTGTGAGCAGCTTGAAATATCTACTTCAACCGTAATCATGAAGCTGATGAAGCTGGGCATTATGGCAAATATAAACCAGAATATTGACGAAGATACGGTTCTGGTATTGGCTGATGAACTGGGTGTGAACATTGTAATCGGCAACGTGGAGGAAGAAACCATTGAAGAAGGCCTGGAGACCTTTGAAGATAAGCCGGAAGATCTAAAGCCGAGACCGCCGATTGTGACGGTTATGGGTCACGTAGACCACGGGAAGACTTCCCTGCTGGATGCCATCCGAAAGACCAATGTGACTGCCTCCGAATCCGGTGGAATTACTCAGCACATCGGTGCCTCAGAGGTTATGATAAACGGACAGAAAATTGTATTCTTAGATACACCGGGACATGAAGCCTTTACTGCCATGAGAGCCAGAGGGGCTCACGGTGCGGATATTGCCATTTTGGTCGTTGCGGCAGATGACAGTGTTAAACCGCAGACTATAGAGTCGATCAGCCATGCTAAGGCGGCAGGTGTTCCGATTATCGTAGCAATCAATAAAATTGATAAGCCGGGAGCAAATCCAGATAAGGTCATGCAGGATTTGACGGAGTACGGCATACTGGTTGAAGCTTGGGGCGGGGATACCATTGCGGTTCCTGTTTCCGCAAAATCAGGTGAAGGTATTGTAAATCTGCTGGAAATGGTACTGCTTCAAGCAGAAGTTATGGAACTTAAGGCAAATCCGAACAGACTTGCTATGGGTTCGGTTATCGAAGCGAGACTGGACAAATCAAAGGGTCCGGTTGCTACCCTGCTTGTAACCAACGGGACTCTTCAGTCCGGTATGAGCGTAGTTGCGGGAACCAGCAGCGGAAGAATCAGGCTGATGACCAACTTTAAGGGAGATACCATCAAAAAGGCCGGCCCGGCTACAGCTGTTGAGATTTTAGGTCTGACAGATGTTCCGGAAGCCGGAGATGTGTTCCATGCCGTTCAGGAAGATAAAGTGGCGAGAGAAATTGCCGAGTCCAGAAAGGTGAAACTGAGAGAAGAAGTTCTTGCCAGAAATTCCAGTACCACACTGGAGCAGTTATTCTCACAGATTCAGGAGGGTGAAATAAAAGAACTGAACCTGATCATCAAAGGGGATGTACAGGGCTCCGTGGGAGCATTGGAATCCTCCCTTGAAAAACTTAAAAACGAAAATGTTCGGGTTAAGATCATCCATTCCGGCGTAGGAACGATAACAGAGTCCGATGTAATGCTGGCGGGCACTTCCGGAGCGGTCATTATTGGATTTAATGTAAGGCCAAGTACGGCAGTTTCCACTATGGCAGAGCGGGAAGGCGTTGAAATCAGAACGTACAGAGTTATCTACAATGTGATAGATGATGTGGAAGCCGCTATGAAGGGTATGCTGGATCCTGAATTTAAAGAGGAGCTTTTGGGTAAAGTAGAAGTGAGAACCACCTTTAAAGTACCGGGAGTCGGTACGGTTGCCGGAGCGTATGTAACGGAAGGTAAGGTCGTAAGAAATGCGGATATCCGTTTGGTTCGTGATGGTATCGTTTACCACGAAGGCAAGATTTCATCTTTGAAGAGATTTAAGGATGATGCAAGAGAAGTACAGCATGGATTTGAATGCGGTATTGGTTTTGAAAATTACAATGACCTGAAGGAAGGGGACATTATCGAATGCTTCCAGATGGTAGAGGTAGAAAGAAAATAG
- a CDS encoding L7Ae/L30e/S12e/Gadd45 family ribosomal protein codes for MRKKIDSYLGFAKRSRNLIMGYNTCLLAMNKKKLKLLIIAGDVSENTVKKLIHSANESNIVYRIYSTCDELSQACGTTGRGVFGITDQNFANVILKEIDEDRSI; via the coding sequence ATGAGAAAAAAGATTGATAGTTACTTGGGATTTGCTAAACGCTCAAGAAATTTGATTATGGGCTATAACACATGCCTGTTGGCTATGAATAAAAAAAAGTTAAAACTTTTAATTATAGCGGGTGATGTTTCTGAAAACACAGTGAAAAAGCTTATTCATTCTGCAAATGAAAGCAATATCGTGTATCGCATATACAGCACCTGTGATGAGCTGTCACAAGCTTGCGGAACTACGGGAAGGGGAGTATTTGGAATAACGGATCAAAATTTTGCAAACGTCATTTTAAAAGAGATTGATGAAGATCGGTCTATATAG
- the rnpM gene encoding RNase P modulator RnpM encodes MKAKKIPMRRCVGCMESKPKNQLIRIAGYGGEVSIDVTGKAKGRGVYLCPNTQCFEKAQKRKAIGRNLEMELHSEQLEKLFEELKKYEKKD; translated from the coding sequence TTGAAAGCTAAAAAAATACCGATGAGGCGCTGTGTGGGATGCATGGAATCTAAACCGAAAAATCAGCTGATTCGAATCGCCGGATATGGAGGAGAGGTTTCTATTGATGTAACAGGAAAAGCAAAAGGAAGGGGCGTGTATTTGTGCCCGAATACCCAATGCTTTGAAAAAGCACAGAAAAGGAAGGCCATAGGTCGGAATCTGGAGATGGAACTCCATTCGGAACAGCTGGAAAAGTTGTTTGAGGAATTAAAAAAATATGAGAAAAAAGATTGA
- the nusA gene encoding transcription termination factor NusA, giving the protein MNREFIKAIEELEKEKEISKDVLIEAIESALVSAYKKNYGTSQNVRVNIDRETGDIDVFMKKDVVEEVWEDLIEISLEDALEIDPRYKIGDAIEYQVTPKDFGRIAAQTAKQVVVQRIREAERGMIFDDYINRQGEIITGQVHRISNDTIFINMGKTEGILAATEQVPGETYEINGRIKVYIMDVKKTTKGPQVYLSRSHPGLVKRLFELEVPEIQDGVIEIKSISREAGSRTKMAVYALDENVDAVGACVGPRGSRVQVIVDELFGEKIDIINWSDDPEKLISSALSPAKVEKVIVNEEEKTAVAIVPDYQLSLAIGKEGQNVRLAAKLCGWKIDIKSHSQYFSDPVEIVEYDEPEEALDDFEDEE; this is encoded by the coding sequence ATGAACAGAGAATTTATAAAGGCCATCGAAGAACTTGAGAAAGAAAAAGAAATTTCTAAAGATGTCCTTATTGAAGCAATTGAATCTGCATTGGTATCAGCTTATAAAAAGAACTATGGAACTTCTCAGAATGTGAGAGTCAATATCGACAGAGAAACAGGCGACATCGATGTTTTTATGAAAAAGGATGTGGTAGAAGAGGTCTGGGAAGATCTCATAGAAATATCGCTGGAGGATGCACTGGAAATTGATCCGAGGTATAAAATCGGAGATGCCATCGAATATCAGGTGACCCCAAAGGATTTTGGAAGAATCGCCGCACAGACAGCGAAACAGGTAGTTGTTCAGAGAATCAGAGAAGCAGAGCGGGGAATGATTTTTGACGATTACATCAACAGACAGGGTGAAATCATTACAGGGCAGGTCCATAGGATAAGTAACGACACTATTTTTATAAATATGGGAAAAACCGAGGGCATTTTGGCCGCAACAGAGCAGGTGCCGGGAGAAACCTATGAAATTAACGGAAGAATCAAAGTGTACATCATGGATGTGAAAAAGACCACCAAGGGGCCTCAGGTATATCTTTCCAGGTCCCATCCGGGGCTTGTTAAGCGGTTATTCGAGCTGGAAGTGCCGGAAATACAGGATGGTGTTATTGAAATAAAAAGTATTTCCAGAGAAGCAGGCTCTAGGACAAAAATGGCCGTGTATGCTCTTGATGAAAACGTAGATGCGGTAGGAGCATGCGTGGGACCGAGAGGAAGCAGGGTTCAGGTGATCGTTGACGAGCTGTTTGGCGAAAAGATAGACATTATTAATTGGAGCGACGATCCGGAAAAACTTATCAGTAGTGCTTTAAGTCCGGCTAAAGTGGAAAAGGTCATTGTGAATGAAGAGGAAAAGACTGCGGTGGCAATTGTTCCGGATTATCAGCTGTCTCTTGCCATTGGCAAAGAAGGGCAGAATGTCCGGCTTGCGGCAAAGCTGTGCGGTTGGAAAATTGATATTAAGAGTCATTCTCAGTATTTTTCAGACCCTGTGGAAATCGTTGAATACGATGAACCGGAGGAAGCACTGGATGATTTCGAGGATGAAGAATAA
- a CDS encoding ribosome maturation factor RimP, whose translation MAKIKIKDLVEEILTPFLKENSLELYNVEFVKEAKDWFLRVYIDKAEGTEEEYISTDDCEMVSRFLSEKLDASDPIEQNYYLEISSPGMDRELLKEKDFIRYAGKQVDVNLYQAVDGKKKITGELVGIIEEHLVLIDENTKRVEIPMSKVAKTKLAVIF comes from the coding sequence ATGGCTAAGATAAAAATAAAAGACTTAGTTGAAGAAATATTAACCCCATTTTTAAAGGAAAATAGTTTGGAACTTTATAATGTGGAATTTGTAAAGGAAGCAAAAGATTGGTTTTTGAGAGTTTATATTGATAAAGCCGAAGGCACTGAGGAAGAATATATCAGTACAGATGATTGTGAGATGGTAAGCAGGTTCTTAAGCGAAAAACTGGATGCATCGGATCCGATTGAACAAAATTATTATCTGGAGATTTCATCTCCAGGAATGGATAGAGAGCTGCTTAAGGAAAAAGACTTTATAAGATATGCGGGAAAACAGGTGGATGTCAATTTGTATCAGGCGGTTGATGGAAAGAAAAAGATCACAGGAGAGCTTGTGGGAATTATAGAGGAGCATCTTGTTCTTATAGATGAAAATACGAAACGTGTAGAAATTCCTATGAGCAAAGTAGCTAAAACAAAATTAGCCGTAATATTTTAG
- a CDS encoding acetolactate synthase — translation MKIIKQVTVFLQNEAGRLEELTEILGKNDINISAISVAEAAEFGIARMIVEDYEKAVRVLKERELSVNLVEVLCVETPDTSGALYEVLKRLSSAGINVSYMYGYSNNGTAPMIMKVNDPHRALTILNM, via the coding sequence ATGAAAATTATAAAGCAAGTAACCGTTTTTTTACAGAATGAAGCGGGCAGATTGGAAGAATTGACGGAGATACTCGGAAAAAATGATATCAATATTTCTGCGATAAGTGTTGCGGAGGCAGCGGAGTTTGGAATTGCCCGAATGATTGTGGAAGACTATGAAAAGGCAGTTCGTGTCCTTAAGGAACGGGAGCTTTCCGTCAATTTGGTGGAGGTTCTTTGTGTGGAGACACCCGATACGTCGGGAGCATTATATGAGGTGCTGAAAAGGCTCTCTTCCGCAGGAATCAATGTATCCTACATGTACGGGTATTCTAATAACGGAACGGCACCGATGATTATGAAGGTGAATGATCCGCACAGAGCGCTTACTATTTTAAATATGTAG
- a CDS encoding phenylacetate--CoA ligase family protein — protein MIWNETAECMDAEQRREMQSRRLRDTVARVYQNVEFYRKKMQELGIEPGDVKTIEDIVKLPFTTKKDLRENYPFGLCAAPESQFVRIHASSGTTGKPTAVPYTRKDLDNFSECVARAICCTGGTNKDVIQIAYGYGLFTGGLGLHDGATKLGAGVIPSSGGNTRNQLTLMKDFKSTILACTPSYAMFLAESLQEAGIRKEELSLKIGIFGAEPWSNEMRKKIQEGLGLTAYDIYGLSEIMGPGVAASCAVQDGLHVAEDHFYPEILNPDTLEPVADGTVGELVFTHLTKEAMPLLRYRTRDLSSIEHGSCACGRTTAKMGRILGRSDDMLIIRGVNVFPSQVESVLLEVAEVSPNYVIIVDRQGTMDTIEVKVELDERYVPDDLGDLERIKETIKHKLNSVLRIGVRVTLAEHKTIERSEGKAKRVVDRRHI, from the coding sequence ATGATTTGGAATGAAACTGCTGAATGTATGGATGCGGAACAGAGACGTGAGATGCAGAGCCGACGACTGCGAGATACGGTGGCCAGAGTGTATCAGAATGTAGAATTTTACCGAAAGAAAATGCAGGAATTGGGTATAGAACCCGGTGATGTAAAAACCATTGAAGACATTGTAAAACTGCCTTTTACGACCAAAAAAGATTTGAGAGAGAATTATCCTTTTGGGCTTTGTGCAGCACCGGAAAGTCAATTTGTAAGGATTCATGCGTCCTCTGGTACAACAGGAAAACCTACGGCAGTTCCCTATACGAGAAAAGACCTGGATAACTTTTCAGAATGCGTAGCCAGAGCGATCTGCTGTACGGGAGGAACCAACAAAGACGTGATCCAGATTGCCTATGGGTATGGCCTGTTCACCGGCGGCCTGGGTCTGCACGACGGAGCAACAAAGCTCGGTGCGGGAGTTATCCCCAGTTCCGGAGGAAATACCAGGAACCAGCTGACGCTGATGAAGGATTTTAAATCTACCATATTGGCATGTACACCTTCTTATGCTATGTTTTTAGCGGAATCCTTGCAGGAAGCCGGAATCAGAAAAGAAGAGCTGTCCCTTAAGATCGGCATATTTGGTGCGGAGCCGTGGAGCAATGAGATGCGGAAAAAAATCCAAGAAGGTCTGGGACTGACCGCGTATGACATATATGGATTAAGTGAAATCATGGGACCGGGGGTCGCTGCAAGCTGTGCAGTACAGGACGGACTTCATGTGGCAGAGGATCATTTCTATCCGGAGATTTTGAATCCGGACACCTTGGAGCCTGTTGCGGATGGAACAGTGGGAGAATTGGTTTTTACCCATTTGACAAAAGAAGCGATGCCTCTGCTGCGATACAGAACACGCGATCTGAGCAGCATTGAGCACGGAAGCTGTGCGTGCGGCAGAACTACTGCAAAGATGGGAAGGATTCTGGGCAGAAGCGATGATATGCTCATCATCAGAGGAGTCAATGTATTTCCTTCTCAGGTGGAGAGCGTCCTTCTGGAGGTTGCAGAGGTTTCACCGAATTATGTCATTATTGTTGACCGTCAGGGAACTATGGATACAATAGAGGTAAAGGTAGAATTGGATGAAAGGTACGTACCGGATGACCTGGGCGATCTGGAGCGGATCAAAGAGACGATAAAGCACAAATTGAACAGTGTGCTTCGTATTGGTGTAAGAGTCACTCTGGCTGAGCATAAAACGATTGAACGAAGTGAGGGAAAAGCGAAAAGGGTTGTTGACAGGCGTCATATATAA